A window from Dendrosporobacter quercicolus encodes these proteins:
- a CDS encoding DUF1847 domain-containing protein translates to MAKQKDLDALSCTDCNVYNCRSRSQRFPGFCLTTKDIDGHPVADDIEEIKNYLSGDHQDAIAARASAEVEGLFYGKKTRVEEIIEFARRIGARKIGIATCAGLIEESKIFANILEANDLEYYSAICKVGSVDKTDIGVLEEHKLRPGNHEAMCNPLLQARILNSQKTDLNVIVGLCVGHDSLFTKYSEALVTTLVTKDRVTGHNPVAALYTAHSYHKRLLQGNK, encoded by the coding sequence ATGGCTAAACAGAAAGATTTGGATGCGTTAAGCTGTACTGATTGCAATGTCTATAACTGTCGGAGCAGAAGCCAGCGGTTTCCCGGCTTTTGCCTGACGACCAAAGACATTGACGGACATCCGGTTGCCGATGATATTGAGGAAATAAAAAACTATCTCAGTGGTGATCATCAGGACGCAATTGCCGCCAGGGCATCGGCTGAGGTTGAGGGGCTATTCTACGGTAAAAAAACCAGAGTGGAGGAGATCATCGAGTTTGCCAGGCGGATTGGCGCCAGAAAGATTGGTATTGCCACCTGCGCCGGTTTGATTGAAGAATCGAAAATATTCGCCAATATTCTGGAGGCCAATGATCTGGAATACTACAGTGCAATCTGTAAGGTCGGTTCGGTGGATAAAACCGATATTGGCGTACTGGAAGAACACAAGCTGCGTCCGGGAAACCATGAGGCGATGTGCAATCCTCTGCTGCAGGCCCGTATTTTAAACAGTCAAAAAACCGACTTGAATGTCATCGTGGGCTTGTGTGTCGGGCATGACTCGCTTTTCACCAAATATTCAGAGGCCCTTGTCACAACGCTGGTTACCAAAGACCGGGTGACCGGACATAATCCTGTAGCGGCTTTGTATACTGCGCATTCCTATCATAAGCGGCTGCTTCAGGGCAACAAATAG